The following proteins are co-located in the Osmia lignaria lignaria isolate PbOS001 chromosome 12, iyOsmLign1, whole genome shotgun sequence genome:
- the LOC117602841 gene encoding uncharacterized protein LOC117602841 isoform X4, producing the protein MIITESFNLWDNVLIIILCFYYVMPVSSDRATRTKIVAFDINIINGRSTKSHTNNQEDHFLAIAPALPILPGAPVPPKLSKRCYNSFSLADSPFNIEHDKVEGSNAVTLQWTSEGNNIVATRIAAEKEKSPDRICLDRRGLTTFPNIVGEPRLRLLSLQHNLLTKIENSNFSQLTKLVFLDLYDNQIERICNFELLENLRVLLIGKNRIKKIEGLKSLSKLEVLDLHGNQIVQISDLNNLVSLKVLNIAGNNIKVIGYNDFQGLISLKELNLRRNKIKKLLGFNETPQLQKLYLSNNDIHKIEDIGSLAKALQLREIAIDGNPVTLTGDYVSFLVSYLPHLQRLSTMPITEQIRRAATAWRTTKEQNKSNNENNVRFNNVNVLQIQKSNKFNILRPQNLEKVKAKDFGSLTSINENIEATKINIKKRSNSSNNLFRLKDTTKAYPLEFKLPPILGSIVDNLLNSKFDEKIVISNEGLTKGRTGNDTNSRSSSDSEIIESHENLKSCLKPHIQSSSNHVSQDDSDKFLANKIDFMNVLSSASEAAADVNESKSCTLFKSSELSINEKQVLRFHNEHIMSDCQSKSSIGSSGYCSLSSKTNSMDSCKSILSDSSTSSVAKTVLQKSKTLEKDKNRVKSAQLKKVVYYKSNRAATARAKYRAISPPNPTPVQNPSKEREQGGDYLIEIVGRCLNIYGQGALRFIDRPWDPSKAEDVNVIKFNYVQFNDVAKVLCKVKNRFPNIEHFMFKETNITYLGQLNALAEAQGLTSIHLETGNPIISKDWKVYAIFRLVHWGLKVINGKEITNEAIDFANKEYAGLVDIVMCSLPESLLQPLLQRLHLEKIQKQNGEQITAKQFLLNSDPALRSVVAKEALQWRKGNITQEDLIWRHKGKIHLLNLINLTVDAIQKLQLLDNIWPSILYEIIHTTLSDFSDIDTYMKRCCKTLEGDK; encoded by the exons ATGATTATAACAGAATCTTTTAATCTGTGGGATAATGTATTAATCATCATTTTATGTTTCTATTATGTAATGCCAGTGAGCAGTGACAGGGCGACGCGG acAAAAATAGTAGCTTTTGACATAAACATAATAAACGGAAGATCAACAAAATCTCATACAAATAATCAAGAGGATCATTTCTTAGCAATTGCACCTGCTTTGCCTATTTTACCTGGAGCACCTGTACCTCCAAAATTATCTAAACGTTGTTATAATTCATTTAG CCTAGCAGATTCTCCATTTAATATAGAACATGACAAAGTTGAAGGTTCCAATGCAGTTACATTACAATGGACAAGTGAAGGAAATAATATTGTGGCAACAAGAATTGCTGCCGAGAAAGAAAAGAGCCCCGATAGGATATGTCTTGATAGACGAGGTCTCACTACATTCCCAAATATAGTTGGAGAGCCACGTTTACGTTTACTATCTCTCCAACATAATCTTCTAACAAAGATTGAGAATTCCAACTTCTCTCAATTGACAAAATTAGTATTTCTTGACCTGTACGATAATCAAATTGAAAGGATTtgtaattttgaattattagaaaatttaagaGTGTTATTGATTGGAAAaaacagaattaaaaaaattgaaggtCTGAAGTCCCTATCTAAGTTAGAAGTTCTAGATCTTCATGGCAATCAAATTGTACAAATTTCAGATTTAAATAATCTAGTATCTCTAAAAGTTTTGAATATAGCTGGAaataatatcaaagtaataggCTACAATGACTTCCAAGGTTTAATATCACTAAAAGAGTTAAACCTGAGACGTAAtaagataaaaaaattattaggttTTAATGAAACTCCACAACtgcaaaaattatatttaagtaataatgatattcataa AATTGAAGATATAGGCAGTCTTGCAAAAGCATTACAACTTAGAGAAATAGCAATTGATGGAAATCCTGTAACATTAACTGGAGACTATGTTTCATTTCTTGTATCATATTTACCACATTTACAGCGTTTATCTACTATGCCAATTACTGAACAAATTCGAAGAGCTGCTACAGCCTGGAGGACAACAAAAGAACAAA ATAAAAGTAACAATGAAAACAACGTTCGATTTAATAACGTTAATGTATTACAAATTCAGAAAtctaacaaatttaatatattaagaCCTCAAAACTTAGAAAAAGTAAAAGCAAAAGATTTTGGGAGCTTGACatctataaatgaaaatatagaagCAACGAaaataaacattaaaaaaagaagtaattctagtaataatttatttcgatTAAAAGATACAACTAAAGCGTATCCGTTAGAATTTAAACTGCCACCTATTTTAGGTTCAATTGTAGATAACTTATTAAATAGTAAATTCGATGAAAAAATAGTTATAAGTAACGAAGGTCTAACAAAAGGAAGAACTGGAAATGATACTAACAGCAGATCGAGCAGCGATTCAGAAATTATAGAAAGCCATGAAAATTTAAAGAGCTGTTTAAAACCTCATATACAAAGCTCTAGCAATCATGTTTCTCAAGATGATAGTGATAAATTCCTTGCTAATAAGATTGATTTCATGAATGTTTTGTCGTCTGCATCAGAAGCTGCTGCTGATGTcaatgaaagtaagagttgTACACTCTTTAAATCTTCTGAATTATCAATAAACGAGAAACAGGTTTTAAGATTTCACAATGAACATATCATGAGTGATTGTCAATCAAAATCTAGTATTGGTTCCTCTGGATATTGTTCTTTAAGTTCTAAAACTAATAGTATGGATAGTTGTAAGTCAATATTAAGTGATTCTAGTACATCGTCTGTTGCTAAAACTGTATTGCAAAAGTCTAAGACTTTAGAGAAAGATAAGAATAGAGTCAAGAGTGCTCAATTAAAGAAAGTAGTATATTATAAAAGTAATCGAGCAGCAACTGCTAGAGCTAAATATAGAGCAATATCACCACCAAATCCAACTCCTGTACAAAATCCATCAAAAGAAAGAGAACAAG GAGGAGATTATTTGATAGAAATAGTTGGTCGATGTTTGAATATTTATGGTCAAGGTGCGTTACGTTTTATTGACCGACCATGGGATCCTTCAAAAGCTGAAGAtgttaatgttattaaatttaattatgtacAATTTAACGATGTGGCCAAAGTTTTGTGTAAAGTAAAAAATAGATTTCCGAACATAGAACATTTTATGTTTAAAGAAACTAATATCACATACCTTGGACAGCTTAATGCTTTAGCTGAAGCACAAGGATTAACAAGTATTCATTTAGAAACAGGAAATCCAATTATATCAAAAGATTGGAAAGTTTATGCTATATTTCGTTTGGTCCACTGGGGACTCAAAGTTATTAATGGAAAAGAA ATTACAAATGAAGCGATTGATTTTGCAAACAAAGAATACGCTGGTCTTGTTGATATTGTGATGTGTTCACTGCCCGAATCTTTATTACAACCTTTATTACAAAGActtcatttagaaaaaattcaaaagcAAAATGGAGAACAAATTACTGCCAAACAGTTTTTACTTAACAGCGATCCAGCCCTTAGAAGTGTTGTTGCTAAAGAGGCATTACAGTGGAGAAAAGGAAATATAACAcag GAAGATCTTATTTGGAGGCACAAAGGAAAAATACatctattaaatttaataaatcttaCTGTGGATGCAATACAAAAATTACAGTTACTTGATAATATATGGCCAagtattttatatgaaattattcACACTACTTTATCTGATTTTTCTGATATAGATACGTATATGAAACGTTGTTGCAAAACACTTGAAGGTGATAAATAA
- the LOC117602841 gene encoding uncharacterized protein LOC117602841 isoform X1 translates to MIITESFNLWDNVLIIILCFYYVMPVSSDRATRTKIVAFDINIINGRSTKSHTNNQEDHFLAIAPALPILPGAPVPPKLSKRCYNSFSLADSPFNIEHDKVEGSNAVTLQWTSEGNNIVATRIAAEKEKSPDRICLDRRGLTTFPNIVGEPRLRLLSLQHNLLTKIENSNFSQLTKLVFLDLYDNQIERICNFELLENLRVLLIGKNRIKKIEGLKSLSKLEVLDLHGNQIVQISDLNNLVSLKVLNIAGNNIKVIGYNDFQGLISLKELNLRRNKIKKLLGFNETPQLQKLYLSNNDIHKIEDIGSLAKALQLREIAIDGNPVTLTGDYVSFLVSYLPHLQRLSTMPITEQIRRAATAWRTTKEQSNSTFLNLSTHVCMNIRREEIISNAKINWEFLRCHTKSSTDKSNNENNVRFNNVNVLQIQKSNKFNILRPQNLEKVKAKDFGSLTSINENIEATKINIKKRSNSSNNLFRLKDTTKAYPLEFKLPPILGSIVDNLLNSKFDEKIVISNEGLTKGRTGNDTNSRSSSDSEIIESHENLKSCLKPHIQSSSNHVSQDDSDKFLANKIDFMNVLSSASEAAADVNESKSCTLFKSSELSINEKQVLRFHNEHIMSDCQSKSSIGSSGYCSLSSKTNSMDSCKSILSDSSTSSVAKTVLQKSKTLEKDKNRVKSAQLKKVVYYKSNRAATARAKYRAISPPNPTPVQNPSKEREQGGDYLIEIVGRCLNIYGQGALRFIDRPWDPSKAEDVNVIKFNYVQFNDVAKVLCKVKNRFPNIEHFMFKETNITYLGQLNALAEAQGLTSIHLETGNPIISKDWKVYAIFRLVHWGLKVINGKEITNEAIDFANKEYAGLVDIVMCSLPESLLQPLLQRLHLEKIQKQNGEQITAKQFLLNSDPALRSVVAKEALQWRKGNITQEDLIWRHKGKIHLLNLINLTVDAIQKLQLLDNIWPSILYEIIHTTLSDFSDIDTYMKRCCKTLEGDK, encoded by the exons ATGATTATAACAGAATCTTTTAATCTGTGGGATAATGTATTAATCATCATTTTATGTTTCTATTATGTAATGCCAGTGAGCAGTGACAGGGCGACGCGG acAAAAATAGTAGCTTTTGACATAAACATAATAAACGGAAGATCAACAAAATCTCATACAAATAATCAAGAGGATCATTTCTTAGCAATTGCACCTGCTTTGCCTATTTTACCTGGAGCACCTGTACCTCCAAAATTATCTAAACGTTGTTATAATTCATTTAG CCTAGCAGATTCTCCATTTAATATAGAACATGACAAAGTTGAAGGTTCCAATGCAGTTACATTACAATGGACAAGTGAAGGAAATAATATTGTGGCAACAAGAATTGCTGCCGAGAAAGAAAAGAGCCCCGATAGGATATGTCTTGATAGACGAGGTCTCACTACATTCCCAAATATAGTTGGAGAGCCACGTTTACGTTTACTATCTCTCCAACATAATCTTCTAACAAAGATTGAGAATTCCAACTTCTCTCAATTGACAAAATTAGTATTTCTTGACCTGTACGATAATCAAATTGAAAGGATTtgtaattttgaattattagaaaatttaagaGTGTTATTGATTGGAAAaaacagaattaaaaaaattgaaggtCTGAAGTCCCTATCTAAGTTAGAAGTTCTAGATCTTCATGGCAATCAAATTGTACAAATTTCAGATTTAAATAATCTAGTATCTCTAAAAGTTTTGAATATAGCTGGAaataatatcaaagtaataggCTACAATGACTTCCAAGGTTTAATATCACTAAAAGAGTTAAACCTGAGACGTAAtaagataaaaaaattattaggttTTAATGAAACTCCACAACtgcaaaaattatatttaagtaataatgatattcataa AATTGAAGATATAGGCAGTCTTGCAAAAGCATTACAACTTAGAGAAATAGCAATTGATGGAAATCCTGTAACATTAACTGGAGACTATGTTTCATTTCTTGTATCATATTTACCACATTTACAGCGTTTATCTACTATGCCAATTACTGAACAAATTCGAAGAGCTGCTACAGCCTGGAGGACAACAAAAGAACAAAGTAATTCCACTTTTTTAAATCTTAGCACACATGTTTGTATGAATATTCGGCGGGAAGAAATAATATCAAATGCTAAAATAAATTGGGAATTTCTTAGATGTCATACTAAATCCTCCACAGATAAAAGTAACAATGAAAACAACGTTCGATTTAATAACGTTAATGTATTACAAATTCAGAAAtctaacaaatttaatatattaagaCCTCAAAACTTAGAAAAAGTAAAAGCAAAAGATTTTGGGAGCTTGACatctataaatgaaaatatagaagCAACGAaaataaacattaaaaaaagaagtaattctagtaataatttatttcgatTAAAAGATACAACTAAAGCGTATCCGTTAGAATTTAAACTGCCACCTATTTTAGGTTCAATTGTAGATAACTTATTAAATAGTAAATTCGATGAAAAAATAGTTATAAGTAACGAAGGTCTAACAAAAGGAAGAACTGGAAATGATACTAACAGCAGATCGAGCAGCGATTCAGAAATTATAGAAAGCCATGAAAATTTAAAGAGCTGTTTAAAACCTCATATACAAAGCTCTAGCAATCATGTTTCTCAAGATGATAGTGATAAATTCCTTGCTAATAAGATTGATTTCATGAATGTTTTGTCGTCTGCATCAGAAGCTGCTGCTGATGTcaatgaaagtaagagttgTACACTCTTTAAATCTTCTGAATTATCAATAAACGAGAAACAGGTTTTAAGATTTCACAATGAACATATCATGAGTGATTGTCAATCAAAATCTAGTATTGGTTCCTCTGGATATTGTTCTTTAAGTTCTAAAACTAATAGTATGGATAGTTGTAAGTCAATATTAAGTGATTCTAGTACATCGTCTGTTGCTAAAACTGTATTGCAAAAGTCTAAGACTTTAGAGAAAGATAAGAATAGAGTCAAGAGTGCTCAATTAAAGAAAGTAGTATATTATAAAAGTAATCGAGCAGCAACTGCTAGAGCTAAATATAGAGCAATATCACCACCAAATCCAACTCCTGTACAAAATCCATCAAAAGAAAGAGAACAAG GAGGAGATTATTTGATAGAAATAGTTGGTCGATGTTTGAATATTTATGGTCAAGGTGCGTTACGTTTTATTGACCGACCATGGGATCCTTCAAAAGCTGAAGAtgttaatgttattaaatttaattatgtacAATTTAACGATGTGGCCAAAGTTTTGTGTAAAGTAAAAAATAGATTTCCGAACATAGAACATTTTATGTTTAAAGAAACTAATATCACATACCTTGGACAGCTTAATGCTTTAGCTGAAGCACAAGGATTAACAAGTATTCATTTAGAAACAGGAAATCCAATTATATCAAAAGATTGGAAAGTTTATGCTATATTTCGTTTGGTCCACTGGGGACTCAAAGTTATTAATGGAAAAGAA ATTACAAATGAAGCGATTGATTTTGCAAACAAAGAATACGCTGGTCTTGTTGATATTGTGATGTGTTCACTGCCCGAATCTTTATTACAACCTTTATTACAAAGActtcatttagaaaaaattcaaaagcAAAATGGAGAACAAATTACTGCCAAACAGTTTTTACTTAACAGCGATCCAGCCCTTAGAAGTGTTGTTGCTAAAGAGGCATTACAGTGGAGAAAAGGAAATATAACAcag GAAGATCTTATTTGGAGGCACAAAGGAAAAATACatctattaaatttaataaatcttaCTGTGGATGCAATACAAAAATTACAGTTACTTGATAATATATGGCCAagtattttatatgaaattattcACACTACTTTATCTGATTTTTCTGATATAGATACGTATATGAAACGTTGTTGCAAAACACTTGAAGGTGATAAATAA
- the LOC117602841 gene encoding uncharacterized protein LOC117602841 isoform X3 — MIITESFNLWDNVLIIILCFYYVMPVSSDRATRTKIVAFDINIINGRSTKSHTNNQEDHFLAIAPALPILPGAPVPPKLSKRCYNSFSLADSPFNIEHDKVEGSNAVTLQWTSEGNNIVATRIAAEKEKSPDRICLDRRGLTTFPNIVGEPRLRLLSLQHNLLTKIENSNFSQLTKLVFLDLYDNQIERICNFELLENLRVLLIGKNRIKKIEGLKSLSKLEVLDLHGNQIVQISDLNNLVSLKVLNIAGNNIKVIGYNDFQGLISLKELNLRRNKIKKLLGFNETPQLQKLYLSNNDIHKIEDIGSLAKALQLREIAIDGNPVTLTGDYVSFLVSYLPHLQRLSTMPITEQIRRAATAWRTTKEQSNSTFLNLSTHVCMNIRREEIISNAKINWEFLRCHTKSSTDKSNNENNVRFNNVNVLQIQKSNKFNILRPQNLEKVKAKDFGSLTSINENIEATKINIKKRSSIVDNLLNSKFDEKIVISNEGLTKGRTGNDTNSRSSSDSEIIESHENLKSCLKPHIQSSSNHVSQDDSDKFLANKIDFMNVLSSASEAAADVNESKSCTLFKSSELSINEKQVLRFHNEHIMSDCQSKSSIGSSGYCSLSSKTNSMDSCKSILSDSSTSSVAKTVLQKSKTLEKDKNRVKSAQLKKVVYYKSNRAATARAKYRAISPPNPTPVQNPSKEREQGGDYLIEIVGRCLNIYGQGALRFIDRPWDPSKAEDVNVIKFNYVQFNDVAKVLCKVKNRFPNIEHFMFKETNITYLGQLNALAEAQGLTSIHLETGNPIISKDWKVYAIFRLVHWGLKVINGKEITNEAIDFANKEYAGLVDIVMCSLPESLLQPLLQRLHLEKIQKQNGEQITAKQFLLNSDPALRSVVAKEALQWRKGNITQEDLIWRHKGKIHLLNLINLTVDAIQKLQLLDNIWPSILYEIIHTTLSDFSDIDTYMKRCCKTLEGDK, encoded by the exons ATGATTATAACAGAATCTTTTAATCTGTGGGATAATGTATTAATCATCATTTTATGTTTCTATTATGTAATGCCAGTGAGCAGTGACAGGGCGACGCGG acAAAAATAGTAGCTTTTGACATAAACATAATAAACGGAAGATCAACAAAATCTCATACAAATAATCAAGAGGATCATTTCTTAGCAATTGCACCTGCTTTGCCTATTTTACCTGGAGCACCTGTACCTCCAAAATTATCTAAACGTTGTTATAATTCATTTAG CCTAGCAGATTCTCCATTTAATATAGAACATGACAAAGTTGAAGGTTCCAATGCAGTTACATTACAATGGACAAGTGAAGGAAATAATATTGTGGCAACAAGAATTGCTGCCGAGAAAGAAAAGAGCCCCGATAGGATATGTCTTGATAGACGAGGTCTCACTACATTCCCAAATATAGTTGGAGAGCCACGTTTACGTTTACTATCTCTCCAACATAATCTTCTAACAAAGATTGAGAATTCCAACTTCTCTCAATTGACAAAATTAGTATTTCTTGACCTGTACGATAATCAAATTGAAAGGATTtgtaattttgaattattagaaaatttaagaGTGTTATTGATTGGAAAaaacagaattaaaaaaattgaaggtCTGAAGTCCCTATCTAAGTTAGAAGTTCTAGATCTTCATGGCAATCAAATTGTACAAATTTCAGATTTAAATAATCTAGTATCTCTAAAAGTTTTGAATATAGCTGGAaataatatcaaagtaataggCTACAATGACTTCCAAGGTTTAATATCACTAAAAGAGTTAAACCTGAGACGTAAtaagataaaaaaattattaggttTTAATGAAACTCCACAACtgcaaaaattatatttaagtaataatgatattcataa AATTGAAGATATAGGCAGTCTTGCAAAAGCATTACAACTTAGAGAAATAGCAATTGATGGAAATCCTGTAACATTAACTGGAGACTATGTTTCATTTCTTGTATCATATTTACCACATTTACAGCGTTTATCTACTATGCCAATTACTGAACAAATTCGAAGAGCTGCTACAGCCTGGAGGACAACAAAAGAACAAAGTAATTCCACTTTTTTAAATCTTAGCACACATGTTTGTATGAATATTCGGCGGGAAGAAATAATATCAAATGCTAAAATAAATTGGGAATTTCTTAGATGTCATACTAAATCCTCCACAGATAAAAGTAACAATGAAAACAACGTTCGATTTAATAACGTTAATGTATTACAAATTCAGAAAtctaacaaatttaatatattaagaCCTCAAAACTTAGAAAAAGTAAAAGCAAAAGATTTTGGGAGCTTGACatctataaatgaaaatatagaagCAACGAaaataaacattaaaaaaagaa GTTCAATTGTAGATAACTTATTAAATAGTAAATTCGATGAAAAAATAGTTATAAGTAACGAAGGTCTAACAAAAGGAAGAACTGGAAATGATACTAACAGCAGATCGAGCAGCGATTCAGAAATTATAGAAAGCCATGAAAATTTAAAGAGCTGTTTAAAACCTCATATACAAAGCTCTAGCAATCATGTTTCTCAAGATGATAGTGATAAATTCCTTGCTAATAAGATTGATTTCATGAATGTTTTGTCGTCTGCATCAGAAGCTGCTGCTGATGTcaatgaaagtaagagttgTACACTCTTTAAATCTTCTGAATTATCAATAAACGAGAAACAGGTTTTAAGATTTCACAATGAACATATCATGAGTGATTGTCAATCAAAATCTAGTATTGGTTCCTCTGGATATTGTTCTTTAAGTTCTAAAACTAATAGTATGGATAGTTGTAAGTCAATATTAAGTGATTCTAGTACATCGTCTGTTGCTAAAACTGTATTGCAAAAGTCTAAGACTTTAGAGAAAGATAAGAATAGAGTCAAGAGTGCTCAATTAAAGAAAGTAGTATATTATAAAAGTAATCGAGCAGCAACTGCTAGAGCTAAATATAGAGCAATATCACCACCAAATCCAACTCCTGTACAAAATCCATCAAAAGAAAGAGAACAAG GAGGAGATTATTTGATAGAAATAGTTGGTCGATGTTTGAATATTTATGGTCAAGGTGCGTTACGTTTTATTGACCGACCATGGGATCCTTCAAAAGCTGAAGAtgttaatgttattaaatttaattatgtacAATTTAACGATGTGGCCAAAGTTTTGTGTAAAGTAAAAAATAGATTTCCGAACATAGAACATTTTATGTTTAAAGAAACTAATATCACATACCTTGGACAGCTTAATGCTTTAGCTGAAGCACAAGGATTAACAAGTATTCATTTAGAAACAGGAAATCCAATTATATCAAAAGATTGGAAAGTTTATGCTATATTTCGTTTGGTCCACTGGGGACTCAAAGTTATTAATGGAAAAGAA ATTACAAATGAAGCGATTGATTTTGCAAACAAAGAATACGCTGGTCTTGTTGATATTGTGATGTGTTCACTGCCCGAATCTTTATTACAACCTTTATTACAAAGActtcatttagaaaaaattcaaaagcAAAATGGAGAACAAATTACTGCCAAACAGTTTTTACTTAACAGCGATCCAGCCCTTAGAAGTGTTGTTGCTAAAGAGGCATTACAGTGGAGAAAAGGAAATATAACAcag GAAGATCTTATTTGGAGGCACAAAGGAAAAATACatctattaaatttaataaatcttaCTGTGGATGCAATACAAAAATTACAGTTACTTGATAATATATGGCCAagtattttatatgaaattattcACACTACTTTATCTGATTTTTCTGATATAGATACGTATATGAAACGTTGTTGCAAAACACTTGAAGGTGATAAATAA